A window of the Gemmatirosa kalamazoonensis genome harbors these coding sequences:
- a CDS encoding nuclear transport factor 2 family protein: protein MKRTPMIAALALSTVSGATAQPQTVQPRAATSTEQAVRQQDERRIRAQITADTVALRRIYADDFLGIGPTGVVRGKADVIADFTSHALTYQSITTAEVRVRVYGSTAVETGRSTMVGRDRGKAVPRENRFTRVWVMKAGRWQLVANHYSVMTSQ from the coding sequence ATGAAACGAACGCCGATGATCGCTGCGCTCGCGCTGTCGACCGTCTCGGGCGCCACCGCGCAGCCCCAGACCGTACAGCCACGCGCCGCGACGAGCACCGAGCAGGCGGTCCGGCAGCAGGACGAGCGACGGATCCGCGCGCAGATCACCGCCGACACCGTCGCGCTCCGGCGGATCTATGCCGATGACTTTCTCGGCATCGGACCGACCGGCGTCGTGCGCGGCAAGGCGGACGTCATCGCCGACTTCACGTCACACGCTCTCACGTACCAGTCCATCACCACCGCCGAGGTGCGTGTCCGCGTGTATGGAAGTACCGCGGTGGAGACCGGCCGCTCCACGATGGTCGGCCGGGACAGGGGCAAGGCGGTTCCGCGCGAGAATCGTTTCACGCGTGTCTGGGTCATGAAGGCCGGGCGGTGGCAGCTGGTGGCCAATCACTATTCGGTGATGACCTCACAGTAG
- a CDS encoding DUF899 domain-containing protein produces the protein MTTHTTGTRDEWLTARLALLDEEKELTRRSDELSRRRQELPWVRIDKEYRFDTDEGSASLADLFRGRSQLLVYHFMFGPDYTAGCPSCSAIADGFDGFAVHLANHDVTLGAVSRAPLAKLQAYRQRMGWRFPWASSFGGDFNADFSVGFTAQQQRDGGIAYNYRSEPPMHDASPREPLAGATVREWQLLGSAPPVAQIAAMTGTDVATYTRERPGVSAFVLEDGVVYHTYSAYARGLDALWGMYQWLDRAPRGRNEHGVWWRRHDEYAR, from the coding sequence ATGACGACGCACACGACCGGCACCCGCGACGAGTGGCTCACCGCACGGCTCGCGCTGCTCGACGAGGAGAAGGAGCTCACGCGCCGCAGCGACGAGCTGTCGCGCCGGCGGCAGGAGCTGCCGTGGGTGCGGATCGACAAGGAATATCGATTCGACACCGACGAGGGGAGCGCCTCGCTCGCCGATCTGTTCCGCGGGCGATCCCAGCTCCTCGTCTACCACTTCATGTTCGGCCCCGACTACACGGCCGGCTGCCCGTCGTGCTCCGCGATCGCGGACGGCTTCGACGGCTTCGCCGTGCACCTCGCGAACCACGACGTGACGCTCGGCGCGGTGTCGCGCGCGCCGCTCGCGAAGCTGCAGGCGTACAGGCAGCGGATGGGATGGCGCTTCCCGTGGGCGTCGTCGTTCGGCGGCGACTTCAACGCCGACTTCAGCGTCGGGTTCACCGCGCAGCAGCAGCGCGACGGCGGCATCGCGTACAACTATCGCAGCGAGCCGCCGATGCACGACGCGTCGCCGCGCGAGCCGCTCGCCGGCGCGACCGTGCGGGAGTGGCAGCTGCTCGGCAGCGCGCCGCCCGTCGCCCAGATCGCGGCGATGACGGGGACCGACGTCGCCACGTACACGCGCGAGCGGCCGGGCGTGAGCGCGTTCGTGCTCGAGGACGGCGTGGTGTACCACACCTACTCCGCCTACGCGCGCGGGCTCGACGCGCTGTGGGGCATGTACCAGTGGCTCGACCGCGCGCCGCGGGGACGCAACGAGCACGGCGTGTGGTGGCGTCGTCACGACGAGTACGCGCGATGA
- a CDS encoding sigma-70 family RNA polymerase sigma factor gives MHRAVAARETLVEQYIRDIAAYPLISRDEEIALGRRVKEGDRDALDRLVLANLRFVIVVAKKYQHYGVALADLINEGNLGLIRAAHRFDPTRGIRFVSYAIWWIRQAIFQALAEQGQLARVPMSQALEFHRVAKRARSLRRELGREPSAAELAEHLGMRETDVAAALAVARTPLSLDTPHGPDDTRLADHLADVAMPAPDELPLERALADLVRESLSSLKEREALVLNLYFGLDGTEPMNLERIGARLGVSRERVRQLKEKALARLRAGRLGKALAEFYG, from the coding sequence GTGCATCGCGCCGTCGCCGCGCGGGAGACCCTCGTCGAGCAGTACATCCGGGACATCGCCGCGTACCCACTGATCTCGCGCGACGAGGAGATCGCGCTCGGTCGTCGCGTGAAGGAGGGGGATCGGGACGCGCTCGACCGGCTCGTCCTCGCCAACCTGCGCTTCGTGATCGTCGTCGCGAAGAAGTACCAGCACTACGGGGTGGCGCTGGCGGACCTGATCAACGAGGGGAATCTCGGGTTGATCCGCGCGGCGCACCGGTTCGACCCGACGCGCGGCATCAGGTTCGTGTCCTACGCCATCTGGTGGATCCGCCAGGCCATCTTCCAGGCGCTGGCGGAGCAGGGCCAGCTCGCGCGCGTGCCCATGAGCCAGGCCCTCGAGTTCCACCGCGTCGCGAAGCGCGCCCGGTCGCTGCGGCGGGAGCTGGGTCGCGAGCCCTCGGCGGCCGAGCTCGCCGAGCATCTGGGGATGCGAGAGACGGACGTGGCGGCCGCCCTGGCCGTCGCCCGGACTCCCCTGTCGCTCGATACGCCGCACGGGCCCGACGACACCCGACTCGCGGACCACCTGGCCGACGTCGCCATGCCAGCCCCCGACGAGCTTCCGCTCGAGCGGGCGCTCGCCGACCTCGTGCGGGAGAGCCTGTCGTCGCTGAAGGAGCGCGAGGCGCTCGTCCTGAACCTGTACTTCGGTCTCGACGGCACCGAGCCGATGAACCTCGAGCGGATCGGCGCCAGGCTCGGCGTCTCCCGCGAGCGGGTGCGTCAGCTCAAGGAGAAGGCGCTCGCCCGGCTCCGCGCCGGTCGGCTCGGCAAGGCGCTGGCGGAGTTCTACGGCTGA
- a CDS encoding MBL fold metallo-hydrolase, translated as MIGPCRAVALRAAITVALLAPHALNAQADHYTSDLLPMVRRAAALPVGDAPTSVRFLLLGPWRDVLSTAVEGVPPDSVGAAYSVFQIRFPRGWAVVDAALDRSLVPESKRATFSDETYGQIQEALRDARLVVVTHEHHDHVGGALKSPHLAQIQSHTLLTRAQVRTLQERPNLPQIRVDSATAARYLVVDYDPIMPIAPGVVLIKAPGHTPGSQMVYVRLQSGRELLLVGDVAWNMANVRMQRQKPEASTRGFGGEDRDAIAKELRWLRDAEAAGVVVVAAHDVAWIDTLAARGALVRGFDFTNR; from the coding sequence ATGATCGGACCGTGTCGGGCCGTCGCGCTGCGCGCCGCCATCACCGTCGCGCTGCTCGCTCCGCACGCGCTGAACGCCCAGGCCGACCACTACACGAGCGACCTCCTGCCCATGGTCCGCCGCGCCGCCGCGCTCCCGGTCGGCGATGCGCCGACGTCCGTGCGGTTCCTCCTGCTGGGCCCATGGCGCGACGTGCTGTCGACGGCCGTCGAGGGCGTCCCGCCCGACAGCGTCGGCGCCGCATACTCCGTGTTCCAGATCCGCTTTCCGCGCGGGTGGGCCGTCGTCGATGCCGCGCTGGACCGCTCGCTCGTTCCCGAGAGCAAGCGAGCGACGTTCTCCGACGAGACCTACGGCCAGATTCAGGAGGCGCTGCGCGACGCGCGACTCGTCGTCGTGACCCACGAGCACCACGATCATGTGGGCGGCGCGCTGAAGTCGCCCCACCTGGCGCAGATACAATCGCACACCCTGCTGACGCGAGCGCAGGTGCGTACCCTCCAGGAGCGCCCGAACCTCCCGCAGATCCGCGTCGACTCGGCGACGGCCGCGCGATATCTCGTCGTCGACTACGACCCGATCATGCCGATCGCGCCGGGCGTGGTGCTCATCAAGGCCCCCGGCCACACGCCCGGCTCACAGATGGTGTACGTCCGTCTGCAGTCCGGTCGGGAGCTGCTGCTGGTCGGCGACGTCGCGTGGAACATGGCGAACGTCAGGATGCAGCGGCAGAAACCCGAGGCGAGCACGCGGGGCTTCGGCGGCGAGGATCGCGACGCCATCGCGAAGGAGCTTCGCTGGCTGCGCGACGCCGAGGCGGCGGGCGTCGTCGTCGTCGCGGCGCACGACGTCGCGTGGATCGACACGCTGGCCGCGCGCGGCGCGCTCGTGCGCGGCTTCGACTTCACGAATCGCTGA
- a CDS encoding serine/threonine-protein kinase: MSIDIATLRPKLEAALGEQLQLGDLLGQGGFAAVFRAHDPFLERDVAIKVLDPSLAVDAALEEQFLHEARTIAAAEHPHIVPLYSAESHGGLLYLVMRLVPGRSLADRIAEGKLPPAEAARIARECAGALAAAHAVGVVHRDIKPANILLDTAGNASVSDFGIALVTSRPAHELPGSTTGTPHYMSPEQSLGERVDGRADVYALGVVLYEMLTGTPPYPGRNATEVIAKHISAPIPRLSDREPETPAALVRLVDRMLAKDPADRPTAAELVNELAAASTPDGLLTPSQVRRRRWRRRGIYLTIAAVSAGAVLVVAVRIAVQAMAFFAGRGGGADPALLESGGAVPDSIVRLARAAGSVGANERVDLVFIQANHTFADALLLTDSSIIRVRPGGSIRRSIEASDVNLQPLKRGHSAGGLLIVKQRGAAPDTFYQDLSTREAFRLATEFSTWQRAKRARR; this comes from the coding sequence ATGAGCATCGACATCGCCACGTTGCGGCCGAAGCTCGAGGCGGCGCTCGGGGAGCAGCTCCAGCTCGGCGATCTGCTGGGGCAGGGAGGGTTCGCCGCGGTGTTCCGCGCGCACGATCCCTTCCTCGAGCGCGACGTGGCGATCAAGGTCCTCGACCCGTCGCTCGCCGTCGACGCCGCGCTCGAGGAGCAGTTCCTCCACGAAGCCCGGACGATCGCCGCGGCCGAGCATCCGCACATCGTGCCGCTGTACTCCGCGGAATCGCACGGCGGACTGCTGTACCTCGTCATGCGGCTCGTGCCCGGCCGCTCGCTCGCGGACCGGATCGCCGAGGGCAAGCTCCCGCCGGCGGAGGCGGCGCGGATCGCGCGAGAGTGCGCGGGCGCGCTGGCCGCCGCGCACGCCGTCGGCGTCGTGCACCGCGACATCAAGCCCGCGAACATCCTGCTCGATACGGCCGGCAACGCGAGCGTCTCCGACTTCGGGATCGCGCTCGTCACGTCGCGGCCGGCGCACGAGCTCCCCGGATCGACCACCGGCACGCCGCACTACATGAGCCCCGAGCAGTCGCTCGGCGAGCGCGTCGACGGACGCGCGGACGTCTACGCGCTGGGCGTCGTGCTCTACGAGATGCTCACGGGCACACCGCCGTACCCGGGGCGCAACGCGACGGAGGTCATCGCGAAGCACATCTCGGCGCCCATCCCCAGGCTGTCGGACCGCGAGCCCGAGACGCCGGCGGCGCTCGTCCGGCTGGTGGACCGCATGCTCGCCAAGGACCCGGCCGATCGGCCGACGGCCGCGGAGCTCGTGAACGAGCTCGCCGCGGCGAGCACGCCGGACGGGCTACTGACACCGTCGCAGGTGCGACGCCGGCGCTGGCGGCGACGCGGCATCTACCTGACGATCGCCGCGGTGAGCGCGGGCGCGGTGCTCGTCGTCGCCGTGCGCATCGCGGTGCAGGCGATGGCGTTCTTCGCGGGCCGGGGCGGCGGCGCCGATCCCGCGCTGCTCGAGTCGGGCGGCGCGGTGCCGGATTCGATCGTGCGCCTGGCGCGCGCGGCCGGGAGCGTGGGCGCGAACGAGCGCGTGGACCTCGTCTTCATCCAGGCCAACCACACGTTCGCCGACGCGCTGCTGCTCACCGACTCGTCGATCATCCGCGTGAGGCCCGGAGGCAGCATCCGCCGCTCGATCGAGGCGAGCGACGTAAACCTCCAGCCGCTCAAGCGCGGCCACTCGGCGGGCGGGCTCCTCATCGTGAAGCAGCGAGGGGCCGCGCCCGACACGTTCTACCAGGATCTCAGCACGCGCGAGGCGTTCCGGCTGGCCACCGAGTTCTCGACCTGGCAGCGTGCGAAGAGAGCGCGCCGTTAG
- a CDS encoding class I SAM-dependent methyltransferase → MDLHAHWDGIYRTKDLTELSWQQSDAALSLACIQEMAPDRTAAVIDVGGGASPLVDGLLAAGYRDVTVLDLAPSALARARERLGAEGAGQVAWLAADVCAAPLAPGRYDVWHDRAVFHFLTEAAERAAYVAQVRRAVRPGGLVLVATFAEDGPARCSGLPVARYSAAALHGAFGEDFALLRQLREVHHTPWGAPQPFTYCLCRYTPTADRAAA, encoded by the coding sequence ATGGACCTGCACGCCCACTGGGACGGCATCTACCGCACGAAGGATCTGACGGAGCTGAGCTGGCAGCAGTCCGACGCGGCGCTCTCGCTGGCGTGCATCCAGGAGATGGCGCCGGACCGGACGGCCGCGGTGATCGACGTCGGCGGTGGTGCCTCGCCCCTCGTCGACGGGCTGCTCGCGGCCGGCTACCGAGACGTCACGGTCCTCGACCTCGCGCCGAGCGCGCTGGCGCGAGCGCGAGAGCGACTCGGCGCCGAGGGCGCCGGGCAGGTCGCGTGGCTCGCCGCCGACGTGTGCGCGGCGCCGCTGGCCCCTGGCCGGTACGACGTCTGGCACGACCGGGCGGTCTTCCACTTCCTCACCGAGGCAGCGGAGCGCGCGGCGTATGTCGCGCAGGTGCGCCGCGCCGTCCGGCCGGGGGGGCTCGTACTCGTCGCGACGTTCGCGGAGGACGGCCCGGCGCGGTGCAGCGGCCTGCCGGTGGCGCGCTACTCGGCCGCCGCGCTGCACGGCGCGTTCGGCGAGGACTTCGCGCTGCTGCGGCAACTCCGCGAGGTCCATCATACGCCGTGGGGCGCCCCGCAGCCGTTCACGTACTGCCTGTGCCGCTACACGCCGACTGCCGACCGCGCCGCGGCCTAA
- a CDS encoding Ku protein, which produces MATIWKGALTFGLVNIPVELRPAVRADHVSFRLLHAADLTPVKFERVSRKTGKPVPWREIVKGYEYAKGKYVVLTDEDFKAIALESSKTIDILDFVQATEIDPRYFETPYYLVPGKGGEKAYALLREAVRKAGAVGIGKIVMRQTQHLAGVKVVGDALVLEIMRFATELVDADEYTFPAANLVRPQELAMAEQLVANLAEPFDPGKYTDEYRASLMKVIKAKMAGKKIVAPAEDERAGDADVLDLMSRLQASLAKKPAKGRAAAAKKGAAPARPRRRKSA; this is translated from the coding sequence ATGGCCACCATCTGGAAGGGCGCGCTCACCTTCGGACTCGTGAACATCCCGGTCGAGCTGCGCCCCGCGGTGCGCGCCGACCACGTCAGCTTCCGGCTGCTCCACGCGGCCGATCTCACACCCGTGAAGTTCGAGCGCGTCTCGCGGAAGACGGGCAAGCCGGTGCCGTGGCGCGAGATCGTGAAGGGCTACGAGTACGCGAAGGGCAAGTACGTCGTGCTCACCGACGAGGACTTCAAGGCGATCGCGCTCGAGTCGTCGAAGACCATCGACATCCTCGACTTCGTGCAGGCCACCGAGATCGACCCGCGCTACTTCGAGACGCCGTACTATCTCGTGCCCGGCAAAGGGGGCGAGAAGGCGTACGCGCTGCTGCGCGAGGCGGTCCGCAAGGCGGGCGCCGTCGGCATCGGCAAGATCGTGATGCGGCAGACGCAGCACCTCGCCGGCGTGAAGGTGGTCGGCGACGCGCTCGTGCTGGAGATCATGCGCTTCGCGACCGAGCTGGTGGACGCCGACGAGTACACGTTCCCCGCGGCGAATCTGGTGCGCCCGCAGGAGCTCGCGATGGCCGAGCAGCTCGTGGCGAACCTCGCCGAGCCGTTCGACCCGGGGAAGTACACCGACGAGTACCGGGCCAGCCTGATGAAGGTCATCAAGGCGAAGATGGCCGGTAAGAAGATCGTCGCGCCGGCCGAGGACGAGCGGGCCGGCGATGCCGACGTGCTCGACCTGATGTCGCGGCTGCAGGCGAGCCTGGCGAAGAAGCCGGCGAAGGGCAGAGCGGCCGCGGCGAAGAAGGGCGCCGCGCCGGCGCGCCCGCGCCGCCGCAAGTCGGCCTAA
- a CDS encoding GDCCVxC domain-containing (seleno)protein, with amino-acid sequence MTAPVLTSLLRCPACGHEESLDMPTDACVFFHACTGCGVVLRPRAGDCCVFCSYGSAPCPPVQLAGAGAGCCAQRSPPGSSSASA; translated from the coding sequence ATGACTGCGCCCGTGCTCACCTCGCTCCTCCGCTGCCCCGCGTGCGGCCACGAGGAATCGCTCGACATGCCGACGGACGCGTGCGTGTTCTTCCACGCGTGCACCGGCTGCGGCGTCGTGCTCCGGCCGAGAGCGGGCGACTGCTGCGTGTTCTGCTCGTACGGCTCCGCGCCCTGCCCGCCCGTGCAGCTCGCGGGCGCCGGCGCGGGATGCTGCGCTCAGCGCTCGCCGCCGGGCAGCTCCAGCGCGTCGGCCTGA
- a CDS encoding response regulator has translation MLLNDVWALFAITSLPDLPDAPKYPVPRRDQAASLTDTDVATVQSQLILIIEDDENAAVATATLLQDEGYGVLVAHDGAEGLEIATERHPDLVLLDVRLPALDGHEVLAQLKRRRIDTRVIVHSAHEKSAEHVVRLMRAGACDHVPKPTKYTHLLQRIKRALSVEHPLISANATAELQNEVAALKAQTRRLEHENKELKEQIASHRAERQRAVMSARLLESAVSVAYLSVAVGAAVLLAHFGLVRGGTGIAVLAVVLFLLLLLPMQKVRKVTARMFRSEAHMEMHEGGTSGTA, from the coding sequence TTGCTTCTCAACGATGTGTGGGCCCTCTTCGCCATCACATCGTTGCCGGACTTGCCGGATGCGCCGAAGTATCCGGTCCCGCGTCGCGATCAAGCAGCGTCTCTGACGGATACCGACGTGGCTACAGTCCAAAGCCAGCTCATCCTCATCATTGAGGATGACGAGAACGCCGCCGTCGCAACGGCGACCTTGCTCCAGGACGAAGGATACGGCGTCTTGGTGGCTCACGACGGCGCCGAGGGGCTTGAGATCGCGACAGAACGACATCCTGACCTGGTCCTTCTGGATGTGAGGCTACCCGCGCTCGACGGCCATGAGGTACTTGCGCAGCTAAAGCGTCGACGGATCGACACCCGCGTAATCGTCCATTCGGCGCACGAGAAGTCAGCGGAGCACGTCGTGCGTCTGATGCGGGCGGGAGCGTGCGATCATGTACCCAAGCCGACCAAGTACACGCATCTCTTGCAGCGTATTAAGCGAGCGCTTTCGGTCGAGCACCCCCTAATCTCGGCCAATGCGACGGCAGAACTCCAAAACGAGGTCGCAGCGCTGAAAGCGCAGACAAGGCGTCTTGAGCATGAGAACAAGGAGCTCAAAGAACAGATAGCGAGTCACCGAGCAGAACGTCAGCGAGCCGTAATGAGCGCCCGGCTGCTTGAGTCAGCGGTCAGCGTCGCGTACTTGTCGGTAGCAGTGGGCGCGGCAGTTTTGCTCGCGCACTTCGGTCTCGTCCGTGGCGGCACTGGTATAGCGGTGCTCGCGGTTGTGCTCTTCCTGCTACTTCTGCTTCCCATGCAGAAGGTGAGGAAGGTGACCGCTCGAATGTTTCGGAGTGAGGCGCACATGGAGATGCACGAGGGAGGTACTTCTGGGACGGCCTAA
- a CDS encoding ABC transporter permease, giving the protein MHAVLHDLRYAARLLRRAPGFAAVVIATLTVGIGAVTAIFTVVNAVLLRPLPFHEPERVVQVWSGSGARAHGPTSPANFLDWRAATSAFDAVAAEDFRWVNLPAGAMDGAPPQRLYAGLVSPAFFRAVGVGPVVGRGFAPDEERTDARVAVLGHAVWVGRFGGDRGVVGRTITLDGEAYQIVGVMPRGFDFPGPLVGTPVELWLPLAWAPGQADRGIRRLGITARLRPGVSLAQAQREVDAVAARLAALYPRVNADVRIRLVPLREELVGSSERPLLVLLGAVGLVLLIACANVANLLLARAHARDREVALRAALGARRRRIVRQLLAESVVLALAGGALGTLAATWLTKALVVLAADALPRAAEVSVDGRALLFALATAVVTGLLFGAAPALRLSGGSADAALRQGRTLTAGPRWQRLRGALVVAEVAMALVLLVGAGLLVRSLDRLLRVDPGFDPTHVLAARVDLPEPAYAAPERQTRFVIDALDRLAAADGATAAAIDYLPFSGGDAYLDVTIDGRPAATPAEQPAAHYRAVGGDYFAAMRIPVLAGRALGAADRAGAPPVAVVNAAFVRAYWRGVDPPSVLGRRVRAGSSASDGPWLTVVGVVADVKHWGLDDHASPELYRPLLQAPSAHVTFVLRGPDAATQAASMKRALRAVDPDQPVTIAPLSSLVSASTIAQRFRSALLGAFAAVALVLALGGIYGVISYGVARRTREIGVRIALGAQRVEVVGLVLREGMRLTALGLALGVVSALWLTRLLRGMLFEVTPTDAATFAGVSVLLAAAALAANYVPARRASRVDPLAAIRSE; this is encoded by the coding sequence ATGCACGCCGTGCTCCACGACCTGCGCTACGCCGCGCGTCTGCTGCGTCGCGCGCCGGGGTTCGCCGCAGTCGTCATCGCCACGCTCACCGTCGGCATCGGCGCGGTCACGGCGATCTTCACCGTCGTCAACGCGGTGCTGCTCCGACCGCTCCCGTTTCACGAGCCCGAACGCGTCGTGCAGGTCTGGTCGGGGAGCGGTGCACGTGCGCACGGTCCCACCTCGCCGGCGAACTTCCTCGACTGGCGCGCCGCCACGAGCGCGTTCGACGCCGTCGCGGCCGAGGACTTCCGCTGGGTGAATCTGCCGGCGGGCGCGATGGACGGGGCGCCGCCGCAGCGCCTGTACGCGGGGCTCGTGTCGCCGGCGTTCTTCCGCGCGGTGGGCGTGGGTCCCGTCGTGGGCCGCGGGTTCGCGCCCGACGAGGAGCGTACCGACGCGCGCGTCGCGGTCCTCGGCCACGCGGTGTGGGTCGGACGATTCGGCGGAGACCGCGGCGTCGTCGGCCGCACGATCACGCTCGACGGCGAGGCGTACCAGATCGTCGGCGTCATGCCGCGCGGCTTCGACTTCCCGGGGCCGCTCGTCGGCACGCCGGTGGAGCTGTGGCTCCCGCTCGCGTGGGCGCCCGGGCAGGCCGACCGCGGGATCCGGCGGCTCGGCATCACCGCGCGGCTGCGTCCGGGCGTGTCGCTCGCGCAGGCGCAGCGCGAGGTCGACGCGGTGGCCGCGCGCCTCGCCGCGCTCTACCCGCGCGTGAACGCCGACGTGCGCATCCGGCTCGTGCCGCTGCGCGAGGAGCTGGTGGGATCGAGCGAGCGCCCGCTGCTCGTGCTGTTGGGCGCCGTGGGGCTCGTGCTGCTCATCGCGTGCGCGAACGTCGCGAACCTGCTGCTCGCCCGCGCGCACGCCCGCGACCGCGAGGTGGCGCTGCGCGCGGCGCTCGGCGCGCGGCGACGGCGCATCGTGCGGCAGCTGCTCGCCGAGAGCGTGGTGCTCGCGCTGGCCGGCGGTGCGTTAGGCACCCTCGCGGCGACGTGGCTCACGAAGGCGCTCGTCGTGCTCGCGGCGGACGCGCTCCCGCGCGCGGCGGAGGTGAGCGTCGACGGCCGCGCGCTGCTCTTCGCGCTCGCCACCGCCGTCGTCACCGGGCTGCTGTTCGGCGCCGCGCCGGCGCTCCGCCTGAGCGGTGGATCGGCGGACGCCGCGCTGCGCCAGGGACGCACGCTCACCGCGGGGCCGCGGTGGCAGCGGCTGCGCGGCGCGCTCGTCGTCGCCGAGGTCGCGATGGCGCTCGTGCTGCTCGTCGGCGCGGGGCTGCTCGTGCGGAGCCTCGACCGGCTGCTGCGCGTCGATCCGGGGTTCGACCCGACGCACGTGCTGGCGGCGCGCGTCGACCTGCCGGAGCCGGCGTACGCGGCGCCCGAGCGGCAGACGCGCTTCGTGATCGATGCGCTCGACCGCCTCGCCGCCGCCGACGGCGCGACCGCGGCGGCGATCGACTACCTGCCGTTCTCGGGCGGCGACGCGTACCTCGACGTCACGATCGACGGACGTCCAGCGGCCACGCCCGCCGAGCAGCCGGCGGCGCACTACCGCGCGGTCGGCGGCGACTACTTCGCGGCGATGCGGATCCCGGTGCTCGCCGGGCGCGCGCTCGGTGCGGCCGATCGCGCCGGTGCGCCGCCGGTGGCCGTGGTGAACGCGGCGTTCGTGCGCGCGTACTGGCGCGGTGTCGATCCGCCGTCGGTGCTCGGACGGCGCGTGCGCGCCGGGAGCTCGGCGTCGGACGGGCCATGGCTCACGGTGGTGGGCGTCGTGGCCGACGTGAAGCACTGGGGGCTCGACGACCACGCGTCGCCGGAGCTCTACCGACCGCTGCTCCAGGCGCCGAGCGCACACGTCACGTTCGTGCTGCGCGGTCCCGACGCGGCGACGCAGGCGGCGTCCATGAAGCGCGCGCTCCGCGCCGTGGACCCCGATCAGCCGGTGACGATCGCGCCGCTGTCGTCGCTCGTGAGCGCGTCGACGATCGCGCAGCGGTTCCGGAGCGCGCTGCTCGGCGCGTTCGCCGCGGTGGCGCTCGTCCTCGCGCTCGGCGGCATCTACGGCGTCATCTCGTACGGCGTCGCGCGCCGCACGCGCGAGATCGGCGTCCGGATCGCGTTAGGCGCCCAGCGCGTGGAGGTCGTGGGGCTCGTGCTGCGCGAAGGGATGCGCCTCACCGCGCTCGGGCTCGCGCTCGGCGTGGTGAGCGCGCTGTGGCTCACGCGGCTGCTGCGCGGGATGTTGTTCGAGGTGACACCGACCGATGCGGCGACGTTCGCCGGCGTGTCGGTGCTGCTCGCCGCCGCGGCGCTCGCCGCGAACTACGTCCCGGCGCGTCGCGCGTCGCGCGTCGATCCGCTGGCGGCGATCCGGAGCGAGTAG
- a CDS encoding DUF2182 domain-containing protein → MTPMPMPAHAMAAMMAAMMLPSSMLMLWRHHRAGGRLTAVVGIGYFAAWSALGAATVPLGIATTAMARAVPTMVGVVVAIAGALQLTRWKTRRLACCRHHDARPRHFGAALRLGVRLGLQCAGCCANLMAVVLVLGVADVRAMAVASVVIAAERLGTAGERVARVTGAVLVGLGLIVIRP, encoded by the coding sequence ATGACGCCGATGCCGATGCCCGCGCACGCGATGGCGGCGATGATGGCGGCGATGATGCTGCCGTCGTCGATGCTCATGCTGTGGCGGCATCATCGCGCGGGCGGCCGGCTCACGGCCGTCGTGGGCATCGGGTACTTCGCGGCCTGGTCCGCGCTCGGCGCGGCGACGGTGCCGTTGGGCATCGCGACGACGGCGATGGCGCGCGCGGTCCCGACGATGGTCGGCGTGGTCGTGGCGATCGCCGGTGCGCTGCAGCTCACGAGGTGGAAGACGCGCCGCCTCGCGTGCTGTCGACACCATGATGCGCGGCCCAGACACTTCGGCGCGGCGCTGCGACTCGGCGTGCGGCTCGGCCTGCAGTGCGCGGGCTGCTGCGCGAACCTGATGGCCGTCGTCCTGGTGCTCGGCGTCGCGGACGTGCGCGCGATGGCCGTCGCCTCGGTGGTGATCGCCGCGGAGCGGTTAGGCACGGCGGGCGAGCGGGTGGCACGCGTCACCGGCGCGGTGCTCGTCGGGCTGGGGCTGATCGTGATTCGACCTTGA